A genome region from uncultured Desulfovibrio sp. includes the following:
- a CDS encoding glutamine--tRNA ligase/YqeY domain fusion protein has translation MTESVSQNVAGGETADKAGVDFVRARIMDDNASGRFGGVVHTRFPPEPNGYLHLGHAKSICLNFGVAREFGGLCNLRFDDTNPTKEETEYVDAIREDVRWLGGDWQDREFYASNYFEQLYAYAEQLIRMGKAYVDDLSADEIREYRGTLTSPGRESPWRNRSVEENLDLFRRMRAGEFADGEHVLRAKIDMASPNLVMRDPTIYRIRHASHHRTGDAWCIYPMYDFTHCLSDSIEGITHSLCTLEFVNNRELYDWVLDTLGVYHPQQIEFARLSLTHTVLSKRKLIQLVREGHVRGWDDPRMPTLCGLRRRGVPPEALHDFCRRIGLARTDSTVEYSLLEFCIREYLNAHTARVMAVLDPVKVIIDNYPQGQEECFEMPYHPEDPSYGSRTVPFSRELWIERDDFRQDPPKKYFRLAPGAEVRLRYAYFITCREAVYDEAGNLKELHCTYDPASRGGQSPDGRKVKGTIHWVSAAHALPATVRLYDHLFAAENPNAMPEGQTFLDALNPHSLREVTAMLEPALADLPVGRTVQFERLGYFCKDKDSTDSLPVFNRTVGLRDSWAKMEKKG, from the coding sequence TGGACGACAATGCGTCGGGGCGCTTCGGCGGGGTGGTGCATACGCGTTTTCCCCCGGAACCCAACGGCTATCTGCACCTCGGGCACGCCAAGTCCATCTGTCTGAACTTTGGTGTGGCGCGTGAATTCGGCGGCCTGTGCAACCTGCGCTTTGACGATACCAACCCCACCAAGGAAGAAACCGAATATGTGGACGCCATCCGCGAGGATGTGCGCTGGCTGGGGGGAGACTGGCAGGACAGGGAATTCTACGCCTCCAACTATTTTGAACAGCTGTACGCGTATGCCGAGCAGCTCATCCGCATGGGCAAGGCCTATGTGGACGACCTGAGCGCCGATGAAATCCGCGAATACCGCGGCACCCTCACCAGTCCGGGCCGGGAAAGCCCCTGGCGCAACCGCAGCGTGGAGGAAAACCTGGACCTTTTCCGCCGCATGCGCGCCGGCGAATTTGCCGATGGCGAGCATGTGCTGCGGGCCAAGATCGACATGGCCTCGCCCAATCTGGTCATGCGGGACCCCACCATCTACCGCATCCGGCATGCGTCGCATCATCGCACCGGCGATGCGTGGTGCATCTATCCCATGTATGACTTCACGCACTGCCTGTCCGACTCCATCGAGGGCATTACCCACTCCCTGTGCACGCTGGAATTCGTGAACAACCGCGAACTCTACGACTGGGTGCTGGATACGCTGGGTGTATACCATCCCCAGCAGATTGAATTTGCCCGACTGAGCCTGACGCATACGGTGCTTTCCAAGCGCAAGCTCATCCAGCTGGTGCGCGAAGGCCACGTGCGCGGCTGGGATGATCCGCGCATGCCCACCCTCTGCGGCCTGCGGCGGCGCGGCGTGCCCCCGGAAGCCCTGCACGATTTCTGCCGGCGCATCGGTCTGGCCCGGACCGACTCCACGGTGGAATATTCCCTGCTGGAATTCTGCATCCGCGAATATCTCAATGCCCATACGGCACGCGTCATGGCAGTGCTGGACCCCGTAAAGGTGATCATCGACAATTACCCCCAGGGGCAGGAAGAATGCTTCGAGATGCCGTATCATCCCGAAGACCCATCCTACGGCAGCCGCACGGTACCCTTTTCCCGCGAGCTGTGGATCGAGCGGGACGACTTCCGCCAGGATCCGCCCAAGAAGTATTTCCGCCTGGCGCCCGGGGCGGAAGTGCGCCTGCGCTATGCCTACTTCATCACCTGCCGCGAGGCGGTCTACGACGAGGCCGGAAATCTGAAGGAACTGCACTGCACCTATGATCCCGCCAGCCGCGGGGGGCAGAGTCCCGACGGACGCAAGGTCAAGGGCACCATTCACTGGGTCAGCGCGGCGCATGCCCTGCCGGCCACGGTGCGCCTGTATGACCATCTCTTTGCGGCGGAAAATCCCAATGCCATGCCCGAAGGCCAGACCTTCCTGGATGCCCTGAATCCTCACTCCCTGCGGGAAGTGACCGCCATGCTGGAACCGGCCCTGGCGGATCTGCCCGTGGGCAGGACAGTGCAGTTCGAGCGGCTGGGATATTTCTGCAAGGACAAGGACAGTACGGACAGCCTGCCCGTGTTCAACCGTACCGTGGGCCTGCGGGACAGCTGGGCCAAGATGGAAAAGAAGGGCTAG